A region from the Triticum aestivum cultivar Chinese Spring chromosome 3D, IWGSC CS RefSeq v2.1, whole genome shotgun sequence genome encodes:
- the LOC123079873 gene encoding uncharacterized protein, translated as MGRRRRQPSSPSPAAEHPLEDDDLLREILLRLPPQPPYLLRASLVAKRWRHIATDPKFLRRFRVHHRKPPLLGDFSYEDGRLSFRSTLDLPYRIPPDHFPLQLQHHGREPWTLVDCRHGRVLLINSEMRQVIVWDPLTGDRSLLSPPPAFDDMHTAAVLCAAGEQGHAHGACHSSPFKVVVVDSCEHGDETVVFVSVYASETGVWSDLLSTTLASMGIAVGNRSTLVGKTLRWLLLMSNNILEFDMDRQTLAVIKRPPGVRSDDSAWIIQADDGGVGFSALSCPHCQ; from the coding sequence atgggccgccgccgccgccaaccctcttcgccgtcgccggcggcggagCATCCGCTGGAAGACGACGACCTACTGCGCGAGATCCTCCTCCGCCTACCCCCACAGCCGCCCTACCTCCTGCGCGCCTCCCTCGTCGCCAAGCGCTGGCGACACATCGCCACCGACCCCAAGTTCCTCCGCCGCTTCCGCGTCCACCACCGGAAGCCTCCCCTCCTCGGGGACTTCTCGTATGAAGACGGGAGACTCTCGTTCAGATCCACCCTGGACCTGCCCTACCGCATCCCTCCCGACCACTTCCCCCTACAACTACAGCACCACGGTCGCGAGCCATGGACGTTGGTCGACTGCCGCCACGGACGCGTGCTCCTCATCAACAGCGAGATGCGTCAGGTCATTGTGTGGGACCCCTTGACTGGCGACCGCTCCCTCTTGTCACCTCCGCCGGCGTTTGACGACATGCACACTGCGGCGGTGCTCTGCGCTGCCGGCGAGCAGGGCCACGCGCATGGTGCCTGCCACTCGAGCCCTTTTAAAGTGGTCGTGGTGGACAGCTGCGAGCACGGCGATGAAACCGTCGTCTTCGTGAGTGTTTACGCATCGGAGACTGGCGTATGGAGTGATCTCCTCTCAACAACGCTTGCATCTATGGGTATTGCTGTTGGTAATCGCAGCACACTTGTTGGTAAGACCCTTCGCTGGTTGCTTCTGATGAGTAACAACATACTTGAGTTTGATATGGATAGACAGACGCTAGCTGTGATCAAAAGGCCACCTGGTGTTCGTTCGGATGACAGTGCTTGGATCATCCAGGCAGACGATGGCGGTGTTGGCTTCTCTGCTTTGTCGTGCCCCCACTGCCAGTAA